The Staphylococcus saprophyticus subsp. saprophyticus ATCC 15305 = NCTC 7292 genome contains the following window.
ATATAGAAGCTTATTATACAGATATTAGACATGGGAAAAAACCTACTGAAGCGGAACTACAAGATTTAAAAGATAGATATCAATTTATTGGTGGTTTATCTCCGTTAGCAGGAACGACAAATAGACAAGCAGAGTCACTTCGTGATGCGCTCAATCAAGCCTATGACGACGTTGAATTTAAACTATATATCGGTTTAAAACACATTCACCCATTTATTGAAGACGCTGTACAATCAATGCATGAAGACGGTATAGATGAAGCTGTTACAGTTGTATTAGCACCACATTATTCTAGCTTTTCAGTTGGCTCTTACAATACACGTGCACAAAAAGAAGCAGATAAATACGGCATCACGTTTAAACATGTTGAACATTACTATCAACAACCTAAATTCATTCAATATTGGACAGAGAAAATCAATGAAACATTAGCAGATATTCCACAAGATGAACATGACAAAACAGTTCTTGTTGTTTCAGCTCATAGTTTGCCAAAAGGCTTAATTGAGAAAAATAACGATCCTTATCCTAATGAGTTACATGAAACTGCTCAGTTATTAGAACAACATTCAAATATTATACATGTAGCTGAAGGATGGCAATCTGAAGGGAATACGGGTACACCTTGGTTAGGACCTGATGTTCAAGATTTAACTCGAGCGTTATACAATGAACATAAATATGAACACTTTATCTATACCCCAGTGGGTTTTGTTTGTGAACATTTAGAAGTACTCTATGATAACGATTATGAATGTAAAGTGATTTGTGATGAATTAGGTGTACATTATCATCGTCCAAAAATGCCAGATACTGATCCGCTATTTATTGGCGCAATTGTTGAAGAGATAAAAAATGTTTATTAAAGGAAGCGTGACTTATTTTGACTAAAAGTATTGCTATTATCGGAGCTGGTATCACAGGTTTATCTAGTGCATATTTTATAAAAAAACAACGACCAGATATAGATGTGACGATATATGAAGCGACTAATCGAACTGGCGGTAAGATTCAAACCTATCGAAAAGATGGTTATACGATTGAATTAGGTCCAGAATCTTATCTAGGACGCAAACAGATTATGACAGACATTGCTAAAGATATTGGATTAGCAGATGAACTTATCACTAATCAAACAGGACAATCTTATATTTATGCTAAAAATAAACTGTTTCCTATTCCAGGGGGATCTATCTTAGGTGTGCCAACTAACCTTAAACCTTTTATTAAAACAAAATTGATTTCGCCTAAAGGTAAATTACGTGCTGGTTTAGATTTATTTAAAAAGCCTATTCAAATAGAACGCGATATTTCTGTTGGGTCATTCTTTCGTGAACGTCTAGGAGATGAAGTCTTAGAAAATTTAATTGAACCTTTAATGGGTGGTATTTATGGTACAAACATTGATG
Protein-coding sequences here:
- the hemH gene encoding ferrochelatase, producing MTKTIGLLVMAYGTPYKESDIEAYYTDIRHGKKPTEAELQDLKDRYQFIGGLSPLAGTTNRQAESLRDALNQAYDDVEFKLYIGLKHIHPFIEDAVQSMHEDGIDEAVTVVLAPHYSSFSVGSYNTRAQKEADKYGITFKHVEHYYQQPKFIQYWTEKINETLADIPQDEHDKTVLVVSAHSLPKGLIEKNNDPYPNELHETAQLLEQHSNIIHVAEGWQSEGNTGTPWLGPDVQDLTRALYNEHKYEHFIYTPVGFVCEHLEVLYDNDYECKVICDELGVHYHRPKMPDTDPLFIGAIVEEIKNVY